A window from Streptomyces sp. NBC_00299 encodes these proteins:
- a CDS encoding sensor histidine kinase, which yields MGRGKLRIYLGAAPGVGKTYAMLAEAHRRVERGTDCVVAFVEHHGRPRTEVMLHGLEQIRRKDLTYRGSAFTEMDVDAVLARHPQVALVDELAHTNIPGSRNAKRWQDVEELLAAGIDVISTVNIQHLESLGDVVESITGVRQQETVPDEVVRRADQIELVDMSPQALRRRMAHGNIYQPDKVDAALSNYFRPGNLTALRELALLWVADRVDEYLKQYRSDHRVSKIWGSRERIVVGLTGGPEGRTLIRRAARLAEKGAGGEVLAVYIARSDGLTSASPKELAVQRTLVEDLGGTFHHVVGDDIPAALLAFARGVNATQIVLGSSRRKSWQYVFGPGVGVTVARESGPDLDVHIVTHEEVAKGRGLPVARGARLGRARIIWGWFTGVVGPVLLTLLLTHVDADLGLANDMLLFLTLTVGAALLGGLLPALASAAVGSLLLNWFFTPPAHTLTIANPKNLLALVIFVFVAVSVASVVDLAARRTHQAARLRAESEILSFLAGNVLRGETGLEELLERVRETFGMESAALLERASDVDPWTCAGRVGLERALQRPEDADVDVPVGDHMALALTGRVLPAEDRRVLAAFAAQAAVVLDRRRLQEEADQAKELAEGNRIRTALLAAVSHDLRTPLAGIKAAVSSLRSDDVAWSEEDEAELLEGIEEGADRLDHLVGNLLDMSRLQTGTVTPLIREIDLDEVVPMALGGVPEDSVELDIPETLPMVAVDPGLLERSVANLVENAVKYSPDGGRVLVAASAIAERVEVRVVDRGPGVPDEAKERIFAPFQRYGDAPRGAGVGLGLAVARGFAEAMSGTLNAEDTPGGGLTMVLTLRAAGSHAALHEEGGVPVERPVEPERQATC from the coding sequence ATGGGACGCGGCAAGCTTCGGATCTATCTCGGTGCGGCACCGGGCGTCGGCAAGACGTACGCCATGCTGGCCGAGGCGCACCGGCGGGTGGAGCGGGGCACCGACTGCGTGGTCGCGTTCGTGGAACACCACGGCCGGCCGCGCACTGAGGTGATGCTGCACGGCCTGGAGCAGATACGGCGCAAGGACCTGACGTACCGGGGGAGCGCCTTCACCGAGATGGACGTCGACGCCGTCCTGGCCCGGCATCCGCAGGTGGCGCTCGTCGACGAGCTGGCCCACACCAACATTCCGGGCTCGCGCAACGCCAAGCGCTGGCAGGACGTGGAGGAGCTGCTCGCCGCCGGCATCGACGTGATATCGACCGTCAACATCCAGCACCTGGAGTCCCTCGGTGACGTCGTCGAGTCGATCACCGGCGTACGGCAGCAGGAGACCGTGCCGGACGAGGTGGTGCGCCGGGCCGACCAGATCGAGCTGGTCGACATGTCGCCACAGGCACTTCGGCGACGGATGGCGCACGGCAACATCTACCAGCCGGACAAGGTCGACGCGGCCCTGTCCAACTACTTCCGGCCGGGGAACCTGACCGCACTGCGCGAACTGGCGCTGCTCTGGGTGGCCGACCGCGTCGACGAGTACCTGAAGCAGTACCGCAGTGATCACCGGGTGTCGAAGATCTGGGGATCGCGGGAACGGATCGTCGTGGGCCTGACCGGCGGCCCGGAAGGGCGGACGCTGATCCGCCGGGCGGCCCGGCTCGCGGAGAAGGGCGCCGGCGGCGAGGTGCTCGCCGTCTACATCGCCCGCAGTGACGGCCTGACCTCCGCCTCGCCCAAGGAGCTGGCCGTCCAGCGCACCCTGGTCGAGGACCTCGGCGGCACCTTCCACCACGTCGTCGGGGACGACATCCCGGCGGCCCTGCTGGCCTTCGCGCGCGGCGTCAACGCCACCCAGATCGTCCTCGGCTCCTCGCGCCGCAAGAGCTGGCAGTACGTGTTCGGACCTGGGGTGGGCGTGACGGTGGCCCGGGAGTCGGGCCCCGACCTCGACGTGCACATCGTGACGCACGAGGAGGTCGCCAAGGGGCGTGGTCTGCCCGTGGCCCGTGGGGCGCGCCTCGGCCGGGCGCGGATCATCTGGGGCTGGTTCACCGGCGTCGTCGGCCCGGTGCTGCTCACGCTGCTGCTGACCCATGTCGACGCCGACCTCGGTCTCGCCAACGACATGCTGCTGTTCCTGACCCTGACAGTGGGCGCCGCCCTGCTCGGCGGGCTCCTCCCGGCACTCGCGTCGGCGGCGGTCGGCTCACTGCTGCTGAACTGGTTCTTCACACCGCCCGCCCACACACTGACCATCGCCAACCCGAAGAACCTGCTCGCGCTCGTGATCTTCGTCTTCGTGGCGGTGTCCGTCGCCTCCGTGGTCGACCTCGCCGCCCGCCGTACGCACCAGGCGGCACGTCTGCGCGCCGAGTCGGAGATCCTCTCCTTCCTCGCGGGCAACGTGCTGCGCGGCGAGACCGGCCTGGAGGAGCTGCTGGAGCGGGTCCGCGAGACCTTCGGCATGGAGTCCGCGGCCCTGCTGGAGCGCGCGAGCGACGTCGACCCGTGGACGTGCGCGGGCCGGGTGGGCCTGGAACGGGCACTGCAGCGGCCCGAGGACGCGGACGTGGACGTGCCGGTCGGCGACCACATGGCCCTCGCGCTGACCGGCCGTGTGCTGCCCGCCGAGGACCGCCGTGTGCTCGCCGCCTTCGCCGCGCAGGCCGCGGTCGTCCTGGACCGTCGCAGGCTCCAGGAGGAGGCCGACCAGGCCAAGGAACTGGCCGAGGGCAACCGGATCCGTACGGCACTGCTCGCCGCCGTCAGCCACGACCTGCGTACACCGCTCGCGGGCATCAAGGCGGCGGTCTCCTCGCTGCGGTCCGACGACGTGGCGTGGTCCGAGGAGGACGAGGCCGAGCTGCTGGAGGGCATCGAGGAGGGCGCCGACCGGCTCGACCACCTCGTGGGGAACCTCCTGGACATGTCCCGGCTGCAGACCGGGACGGTGACGCCGCTCATCCGCGAGATCGACCTCGACGAAGTGGTGCCGATGGCGCTCGGCGGGGTGCCGGAGGACAGCGTGGAGCTGGACATTCCGGAGACGCTGCCCATGGTCGCCGTGGACCCCGGGCTGCTGGAGCGGTCGGTGGCCAACCTGGTCGAGAACGCCGTCAAGTACAGCCCGGACGGCGGCCGGGTCCTCGTCGCCGCCAGCGCCATCGCCGAACGGGTCGAGGTCCGCGTGGTCGACCGCGGTCCCGGCGTGCCCGACGAGGCGAAGGAACGCATCTTCGCGCCCTTCCAGCGTTACGGCGACGCCCCGCGCGGGGCCGGAGTCGGGCTCGGGCTCGCGGTCGCGCGCGGCTTCGCCGAGGCGATGAGCGGCACGCTCAACGCCGAGGACACGCCGGGCGGCGGCCTCACCATGGTGCTCACGCTGCGGGCGGCAGGATCGCACGCGGCGCTTCACGAAGAGGGGGGCGTGCCAGTGGAGCGCCCCGTGGAACCCGAAAGGCAGGCCACATGCTGA
- a CDS encoding alginate lyase family protein has protein sequence MRRTALLTAAAALVAGVLAWPADAAPTTFVHPGVTVSKGQLDFTRSKVNAGAQPWKGAFDRMMASKYADLNRTPKPRAVVECGSYSNPNYGCTDEREDAIAAYTQALAWYITRDERHAKKAIELMDAWSATIRDHTNSNAPLQTGWAGSSWPKAAEIIKHTYTGNWANSGRFATMLRTVYLPEIINGSNSNGNWELSMMEAAVGISVFLEDKVSYDKAMGKFRTRTAAYVYLSSDGDLPKTVPSQNLNTREKIVNYWQGQSTFVPGLTQETCRDFTHTGYGISAISHVAETSRIQGQDLYGTDVGERLRHALGFQAKYELGEGVPSWLCRGSLKLGLGPVTEVGHNALANRLGHAMTNTETLNTRNRPSGSNNLFVAWETLTHADNPS, from the coding sequence ATGCGCAGAACCGCACTCCTCACGGCCGCGGCCGCCCTCGTCGCCGGTGTTCTCGCCTGGCCCGCCGACGCCGCTCCCACCACCTTCGTGCACCCCGGAGTCACCGTCTCCAAGGGGCAGTTGGACTTCACCCGCTCCAAGGTCAACGCCGGCGCCCAGCCCTGGAAGGGCGCCTTCGACCGGATGATGGCGAGCAAGTACGCCGATCTGAACCGCACTCCCAAGCCCCGCGCGGTCGTCGAGTGCGGTTCGTACTCGAACCCCAACTACGGCTGCACCGACGAGCGCGAGGACGCGATAGCCGCCTACACCCAGGCCCTCGCCTGGTACATCACCCGCGACGAGCGGCACGCCAAGAAGGCCATCGAGCTGATGGACGCCTGGTCGGCCACCATCAGGGACCACACCAACAGCAACGCGCCCCTGCAAACGGGCTGGGCCGGCTCGTCCTGGCCCAAGGCCGCCGAGATCATCAAGCACACGTACACCGGGAACTGGGCGAACTCCGGCCGGTTCGCCACCATGCTCCGCACTGTGTACCTGCCCGAGATCATCAACGGCTCGAACTCCAACGGCAACTGGGAGCTGTCGATGATGGAGGCCGCCGTCGGCATCTCCGTCTTCCTGGAGGACAAGGTGTCGTACGACAAGGCCATGGGGAAGTTCCGCACCCGTACCGCCGCGTATGTGTACCTGTCCTCGGACGGCGATCTGCCGAAGACCGTGCCGAGCCAGAACCTCAACACGCGCGAGAAGATCGTCAACTACTGGCAGGGGCAGTCCACCTTCGTCCCCGGCCTCACCCAGGAGACCTGCCGCGACTTCACGCACACCGGCTACGGCATCTCCGCGATCTCACATGTCGCGGAGACCAGCCGCATCCAGGGGCAGGACCTGTACGGCACCGACGTCGGCGAGCGGCTGCGGCACGCGCTCGGGTTCCAGGCCAAGTACGAGCTCGGTGAAGGCGTGCCCAGCTGGCTGTGCCGGGGCTCGCTGAAGCTCGGGCTCGGCCCGGTCACCGAGGTCGGGCACAACGCCCTGGCCAACCGTCTCGGCCATGCCATGACCAACACCGAGACGCTGAACACGCGCAACCGCCCGTCCGGCAGCAACAACCTCTTCGTGGCCTGGGAGACCCTCACGCACGCCGACAACCCCAGCTGA
- a CDS encoding DUF3710 domain-containing protein, producing the protein MFGRRNKKGAAEDAAGEPEQVVDIDTEADDDGTRERVRLEPEPRPDGPWDSSEVREPGEGRVDLGGLLVPGVDGMELRVEVAGDAIVAATVVLRDSAIQLQAFAAPKREGIWGEVREEIGSGITQQGGIIDEVEGPLGWELRAQVPVQLPDGTGGFQVVRFVGVDGPRWFLRGVISGQGAVQPQAAGLLEQIFRDTVVVRGEGPMAPRDPIVLQLPTDAQMVPEGVQQEEAGSRFSGGMGQLQRGPEITEVR; encoded by the coding sequence GTGTTCGGACGTCGCAACAAGAAGGGTGCCGCCGAGGACGCGGCGGGCGAGCCCGAGCAGGTCGTCGACATCGACACTGAGGCGGACGACGACGGTACGCGCGAGCGCGTACGGCTGGAGCCGGAACCGCGGCCCGACGGGCCGTGGGACAGCTCCGAGGTCCGTGAGCCCGGCGAGGGCCGGGTGGACCTGGGCGGCCTGTTGGTGCCGGGCGTCGACGGCATGGAACTGCGCGTGGAGGTCGCGGGTGACGCGATCGTCGCGGCCACCGTCGTGCTGCGCGACAGCGCCATTCAGTTGCAGGCCTTCGCCGCACCCAAGCGCGAGGGCATCTGGGGCGAGGTGCGCGAGGAGATCGGCTCGGGCATCACTCAGCAGGGTGGCATCATCGACGAGGTCGAGGGACCGCTCGGCTGGGAGCTGCGGGCCCAGGTACCGGTTCAGCTGCCGGACGGCACGGGCGGTTTCCAGGTCGTGCGGTTCGTCGGTGTGGACGGACCCCGCTGGTTCCTGCGCGGTGTGATCTCGGGTCAGGGCGCCGTGCAGCCACAGGCCGCCGGTCTGCTCGAGCAGATCTTCCGGGACACGGTCGTGGTGCGCGGCGAAGGCCCGATGGCCCCCCGTGACCCGATCGTCCTGCAGCTGCCGACCGACGCCCAGATGGTCCCCGAGGGCGTGCAGCAGGAGGAGGCCGGTTCGCGCTTCTCCGGCGGCATGGGCCAGCTCCAGCGCGGACCGGAGATCACCGAGGTTCGCTGA
- the dut gene encoding dUTP diphosphatase — protein sequence MSREPLNVLIRRVDPDVPLPTYALPGDAGADLRTTESRELKPGERAVLPTGVSVALPEGYAAFVHPRSGLAARCGVALVNAPGTVDAGYRGEIKVIVVNLDPHEPVRFERFDRIAQLVVQQVERVRFQEVAELPDSARAEGGFGSTGGHAAVGETSDTSGQAADGGATGGNRYASVVSDREGQ from the coding sequence GTGAGCCGTGAACCCCTGAACGTGCTGATCCGCCGGGTCGACCCGGACGTACCGCTTCCGACGTACGCGCTTCCCGGTGACGCGGGAGCCGATCTGCGCACCACCGAGAGCCGTGAACTCAAGCCGGGGGAACGGGCCGTACTGCCCACCGGGGTGTCTGTCGCCCTCCCGGAGGGGTACGCGGCCTTCGTGCACCCGCGTTCCGGTCTCGCCGCCCGCTGCGGTGTCGCCCTCGTGAATGCCCCGGGGACGGTTGATGCCGGGTACCGTGGGGAGATCAAGGTGATCGTGGTGAATCTCGACCCGCACGAGCCCGTGCGGTTCGAGCGCTTCGACCGGATTGCCCAACTGGTTGTCCAGCAGGTCGAGAGGGTTCGCTTCCAGGAGGTCGCGGAGCTTCCCGATTCGGCACGGGCCGAGGGGGGCTTCGGGTCCACCGGCGGGCATGCCGCGGTGGGCGAAACAAGCGATACAAGCGGTCAGGCCGCCGATGGCGGCGCTACGGGTGGGAATCGATACGCTTCGGTCGTATCCGACCGGGAAGGACAGTGA
- a CDS encoding PaaI family thioesterase, which yields MSGISPSLKPPADAVKPVRHAEAPAPGELLGAHYGECFGCGGEQPHGLHLEARAGDGVSITAEFTVQPAHQGAPGLAHGGVLATALDETLGSLNWLLRTIAVTGRLETDFVRPVPVGTVLHLEAEVTAVAGRKIYSTATGRIGGPEGPVAVRADALFIEVKVDHFIDNGRPEEIRAAMSDPDQVRRARAFEVNP from the coding sequence GTGAGTGGCATTTCCCCGTCTCTTAAGCCTCCGGCCGACGCCGTGAAACCGGTGCGGCATGCCGAGGCTCCCGCGCCCGGTGAGCTGCTTGGCGCGCACTACGGCGAGTGTTTCGGCTGCGGCGGCGAGCAGCCCCACGGGCTGCACCTGGAGGCACGGGCGGGTGACGGCGTCAGCATCACGGCCGAGTTCACCGTGCAGCCCGCCCATCAGGGGGCGCCCGGACTGGCGCACGGCGGTGTCCTCGCGACCGCCCTCGACGAGACCCTCGGTTCGCTGAACTGGCTGCTGCGGACGATCGCCGTGACCGGACGGCTGGAGACCGACTTCGTACGGCCGGTTCCGGTGGGCACGGTCCTGCACCTGGAGGCCGAGGTGACGGCGGTGGCGGGCCGCAAGATCTACTCCACCGCCACCGGTCGGATCGGTGGCCCCGAAGGACCCGTCGCCGTCCGCGCCGACGCCCTCTTCATCGAGGTGAAGGTCGACCACTTCATCGACAACGGCCGCCCCGAGGAGATCCGGGCCGCCATGAGCGACCCGGACCAGGTCCGGCGTGCCCGTGCCTTCGAGGTGAACCCGTGA